One genomic region from Frateuria soli encodes:
- a CDS encoding pilin — protein sequence MRIGGITLLFFNTLYLQGQLTRLARWQQTGQTRPNPPKAIFWLVMAVPFAFIVAALALPAYQSCVMRAQVTSALAQTEPLRQQVLDAIGRNRAWPQDNAEAGLKEAGAYASANLAGVEVQAIEEGAALVATFGGNAPAPLRGRQLALIAEGRDGVISWTCESPDIEPRYLPADCR from the coding sequence ATGCGGATCGGCGGCATCACGCTGCTCTTCTTCAATACGTTGTATCTGCAGGGGCAGCTGACCCGGCTGGCCCGTTGGCAGCAGACCGGCCAGACCCGACCGAATCCGCCCAAGGCCATTTTCTGGCTCGTCATGGCCGTGCCTTTCGCCTTCATCGTCGCCGCCCTGGCGCTGCCGGCCTACCAGTCCTGCGTGATGCGTGCGCAGGTGACGAGCGCGCTGGCGCAGACCGAACCGCTCAGGCAGCAGGTGCTCGATGCGATCGGCCGCAACCGCGCCTGGCCGCAGGACAATGCCGAGGCAGGACTCAAGGAGGCCGGCGCTTACGCCAGCGCCAACCTGGCGGGCGTCGAGGTCCAGGCCATCGAGGAAGGCGCGGCGCTGGTGGCCACCTTTGGCGGTAACGCACCGGCTCCCCTGCGCGGCAGGCAACTGGCACTGATCGCCGAAGGCCGCGACGGCGTGATCAGCTGGACCTGCGAGAGCCCGGACATCGAGCCGCGCTACCTGCCGGCCGATTGCCGCTGA
- the djlA gene encoding co-chaperone DjlA, whose amino-acid sequence MNLSTTLILAFVGLILGHGLPGAIVGAIIGFVIDSLRQSQRYRAAPQMDGLYGPLFALLGAVAKSDGRVSEAEIAVAERMMTRMGLIDEQRRQAIASFNRGKQPEFDVTPAIDGLRQWVGMRRDHAFPVLDVVIETVLAEGNPPPEKMAILRQLAFALRISDMELMALMAMKGYAWNAAAGDRRRGSGGGYVPPHRNTNGPDPYTVLGIARGADERAIKRAYRKLISEHHPDRLGDLPEDMRKRAEARASEINAAYERIKAEKGFK is encoded by the coding sequence ATGAACCTCTCCACCACCCTGATCCTGGCGTTCGTCGGCCTGATCCTCGGCCACGGCCTGCCCGGCGCCATCGTCGGCGCCATCATCGGCTTCGTGATCGACAGCCTGCGCCAGAGCCAGCGTTACCGGGCGGCGCCGCAGATGGACGGCCTGTATGGCCCGCTGTTCGCGCTGCTCGGCGCGGTCGCCAAGTCGGACGGGCGCGTGTCCGAGGCCGAGATCGCGGTGGCCGAGCGGATGATGACCCGCATGGGCCTGATCGACGAGCAGCGTCGCCAGGCCATCGCCAGCTTCAACCGCGGCAAGCAGCCGGAGTTCGACGTGACTCCCGCGATCGACGGCCTGCGCCAGTGGGTGGGCATGCGTCGCGACCACGCTTTCCCGGTGCTGGACGTGGTGATCGAGACAGTGCTGGCCGAAGGCAATCCGCCGCCGGAAAAGATGGCGATCCTGCGCCAGCTCGCGTTCGCCCTGCGCATCAGCGACATGGAGCTGATGGCGCTCATGGCGATGAAGGGATATGCCTGGAACGCCGCCGCGGGCGATCGCCGCCGCGGCTCCGGCGGGGGTTACGTACCACCGCATCGCAACACCAACGGCCCGGATCCGTACACCGTGCTCGGCATCGCGCGCGGGGCCGACGAACGCGCCATCAAGCGCGCCTACCGCAAGCTGATCTCCGAGCATCACCCCGACCGCCTGGGCGATCTGCCCGAGGACATGCGCAAGCGCGCCGAGGCACGGGCGAGCGAGATCAACGCGGCGTACGAGCGGATCAAGGCCGAGAAAGGTTTCAAGTAG
- the rpe gene encoding ribulose-phosphate 3-epimerase, translated as MSKQTPVIAPSILSADFARLGEDTARVLAAGGDWVHFDVMDNHYVPNLTMGPMVLKALRDYGISAPVDVHLMVKPVDRIAPDFAKAGASLISFHPEASEHVDRTIGLIHDAGCQAGLVFNPATPLNWLDHVLDKLDLVLIMSVNPGFGGQKFIPGALAKLREVRRRIDESGRAIRLEIDGGVSAANIGEIAAAGADTFVAGSAIFGAPDYAQVIGAMRQAIG; from the coding sequence ATGAGCAAACAGACCCCCGTCATCGCCCCCTCCATCCTCTCCGCCGACTTCGCCCGCCTGGGCGAGGACACCGCCAGGGTGCTGGCCGCCGGCGGCGACTGGGTGCACTTCGACGTGATGGACAACCACTACGTGCCCAACCTCACCATGGGCCCGATGGTGCTGAAGGCCCTGCGCGACTACGGCATCAGCGCGCCCGTCGACGTGCACCTGATGGTCAAGCCGGTCGACCGCATCGCGCCGGACTTCGCCAAGGCGGGCGCCAGCCTGATCAGCTTCCATCCGGAAGCCAGCGAGCATGTCGACCGCACGATCGGCCTGATCCACGATGCCGGTTGCCAGGCCGGCCTGGTGTTCAATCCCGCCACGCCGCTCAACTGGCTCGACCATGTCCTGGACAAGCTCGACCTGGTGCTGATCATGTCGGTCAATCCGGGCTTCGGCGGGCAGAAGTTCATCCCCGGGGCGCTCGCCAAGTTGCGCGAGGTGCGCCGGCGCATCGACGAGAGCGGCCGCGCGATCCGGCTGGAGATCGATGGTGGCGTCAGCGCGGCCAACATCGGCGAAATCGCCGCGGCGGGCGCCGATACCTTCGTGGCGGGCTCGGCCATTTTCGGCGCGCCGGACTACGCCCAGGTCATCGGAGCGATGCGCCAGGCGATCGGCTGA
- a CDS encoding c-type cytochrome, with amino-acid sequence MRLVLLAALLAAALPAFAAGSNRPARLGLCAACHGETGIAQMPGAPNLAGQRLDYLRNALAQYRDGRRDVAVMRAAIGPVSAAELDALARWYSAQAPAVQAQP; translated from the coding sequence ATGCGACTCGTCCTGCTCGCGGCGCTCCTGGCCGCCGCCCTGCCAGCCTTTGCCGCCGGTTCCAACCGTCCGGCCCGCCTGGGCCTGTGCGCGGCCTGCCACGGCGAGACCGGCATCGCGCAGATGCCCGGCGCGCCCAACCTGGCCGGGCAGCGGCTGGACTACCTGCGCAACGCGCTGGCGCAGTACCGCGACGGCCGCCGCGACGTGGCGGTCATGCGCGCCGCGATCGGCCCGGTCAGCGCCGCCGAACTGGATGCGCTGGCGCGCTGGTACAGCGCACAGGCGCCGGCTGTGCAGGCGCAGCCATGA
- a CDS encoding phosphoribosylaminoimidazolesuccinocarboxamide synthase, with the protein MPTTLLQSNLPGLDLIHRGKVRDVYALSGDRLLIVATDRLSAFDVVLPDPIPGKGEMLTQISNFWFDKTAHIIPNHLLQVPLAEVLPEGTDLSLYAGRAVVTRRLKPVPVEAIARGYIIGSGWKDYQATGKICGIALPPGLKQAQQLPEPIFTPSTKAAVGDHDENVSFDAVVNAIGRELAGKVRDATLAIYRWAADYAAERGIIIADTKFEFGTDADGKLYVMDEMLTPDSSRFWPADEYRTGISPPSYDKQFVRDYLETLDWNKKAPGPHVPAEVIERTRAKYAEALERLAGIRLD; encoded by the coding sequence GTGCCCACCACCCTGCTGCAATCCAACCTGCCCGGCCTGGACCTGATCCACCGCGGCAAGGTGCGCGACGTCTATGCGCTGTCCGGCGACCGCCTGCTGATCGTCGCCACCGACCGCCTGTCCGCCTTCGACGTGGTGCTGCCCGATCCCATCCCCGGCAAGGGCGAGATGCTCACGCAGATCTCCAACTTCTGGTTCGACAAGACCGCGCACATCATCCCCAACCACCTGCTGCAGGTGCCGCTGGCCGAGGTGCTGCCCGAGGGCACGGACCTTTCGCTCTACGCCGGTCGCGCCGTGGTGACGCGGCGCCTGAAGCCGGTACCGGTCGAGGCGATCGCGCGCGGCTACATCATCGGCTCAGGCTGGAAGGACTACCAGGCCACCGGCAAGATCTGCGGCATCGCGCTGCCGCCGGGGCTGAAGCAGGCGCAGCAGCTGCCCGAACCGATCTTCACCCCCTCGACCAAGGCCGCGGTGGGCGACCACGACGAGAACGTGAGCTTCGATGCCGTGGTGAACGCCATCGGCCGCGAGCTGGCCGGGAAAGTGCGCGACGCCACGCTCGCGATCTACCGCTGGGCCGCCGACTACGCAGCCGAGCGCGGCATCATCATCGCCGACACCAAGTTCGAGTTCGGCACCGACGCCGACGGCAAGCTGTACGTGATGGACGAGATGCTCACGCCGGACTCCTCGCGCTTCTGGCCGGCCGACGAGTACCGCACCGGGATCAGTCCGCCCAGCTACGACAAGCAGTTCGTGCGCGACTACCTGGAGACGCTCGACTGGAACAAGAAGGCGCCCGGTCCGCACGTACCGGCCGAGGTCATCGAGCGCACCCGCGCCAAGTACGCCGAGGCGCTGGAACGGCTGGCCGGCATCCGGCTCGACTGA
- the pdsR gene encoding proteobacterial dedicated sortase system response regulator produces the protein MGRSIAIVEDEPLIRANYVEALTRFGYDTRGYGSRQEASIAFAMKLPELVIIDIGLGDEPEGGFDLCRELRAKSATLPIIFLTARDSDFDVISGLRLGADDYLSKDTSLHQLAARIAALFRRIESLKVPASSETVIAHGPLKLESERMRITWNDVEIPLTVTEFWMVHTLVRFPGHVKNRDQLMREAELVVDDATITSHIKRIRKKFVAVAPDFDAIETVHGVGYRWKP, from the coding sequence ATGGGCCGCAGCATCGCCATCGTCGAGGACGAACCGCTCATCCGCGCCAACTACGTCGAGGCGCTCACCCGTTTCGGCTACGACACGCGCGGCTACGGCTCCCGGCAGGAGGCGTCCATCGCTTTCGCGATGAAGCTGCCGGAGCTGGTGATCATCGACATCGGGCTGGGCGACGAGCCTGAAGGCGGCTTCGACCTGTGCCGCGAGTTGCGCGCGAAATCGGCCACCCTGCCGATCATCTTCCTCACCGCGCGCGACTCGGATTTCGACGTGATCTCCGGCCTGCGCCTGGGCGCCGACGACTACCTGTCCAAGGACACCAGCCTGCATCAGCTCGCCGCGCGCATCGCGGCGCTGTTCCGGCGCATCGAGTCGCTGAAGGTGCCCGCTTCCAGCGAAACGGTGATCGCGCACGGACCGCTCAAGCTCGAGTCCGAGCGCATGCGCATCACCTGGAACGATGTCGAGATCCCGCTCACCGTCACCGAGTTCTGGATGGTGCACACGCTGGTGCGCTTCCCCGGCCACGTGAAGAACCGCGACCAGCTGATGCGCGAGGCCGAGCTGGTGGTGGACGACGCCACCATCACTTCCCACATCAAACGCATCCGCAAGAAGTTCGTCGCGGTGGCGCCGGACTTCGACGCGATCGAGACCGTGCACGGCGTGGGTTACCGGTGGAAGCCGTGA
- a CDS encoding DUF4234 domain-containing protein — MERADTMPGLMDRDAGRWHREAADRATLQTPPSLHWGRVFLLSVVTLGIFGIVWSFIQANWVRRIDPDSRAIAMMGAALACYFVGYLLAAAGAPADEAAPATTLERLGWLLKAAYALFYLGAYFAMA; from the coding sequence ATGGAACGTGCCGATACGATGCCCGGCCTCATGGACCGGGATGCAGGCCGCTGGCACAGGGAGGCGGCCGATCGCGCCACCCTGCAGACGCCGCCCTCGCTGCACTGGGGCCGGGTATTCCTGCTCAGCGTCGTCACCCTGGGCATCTTCGGCATCGTCTGGTCGTTCATCCAGGCCAACTGGGTGCGCAGGATCGATCCGGACAGCCGCGCCATCGCCATGATGGGCGCGGCGCTCGCCTGCTACTTCGTCGGCTACCTGCTGGCCGCGGCCGGCGCGCCGGCCGACGAGGCCGCACCGGCAACCACCCTGGAGCGGCTCGGCTGGCTGCTGAAAGCGGCCTACGCGTTGTTTTACCTGGGCGCCTACTTCGCGATGGCCTGA
- a CDS encoding ATP-binding protein has protein sequence MNLRRKLLLVALCTLALPVAGWLYVRQMETLLREGQAQALTASARAVARSLVATGAALPQQAQGWYVEQASTPITIDGYGDDWAPLTPWSQSLGARGSVLLAEDADGLYLYVQQRGTRRVRADADDPGALRADHLVLELARGDTRLRYLLASAAPGTFMALLLDPPVADWPDRLVGQWQEDGGGWRLELRLPRPLIVDRLGLGLYDASAGGDPLAVESRPLWHYSPTLAQELARLAPEDTRARVLAPTGWLLAQSGRLQAGGPQPGWFAALVYRALLANPVEEAAPWAQDAPRLELPEIARARAGEPAAVWRDGETRASVVLATAVPIGAPGQVRGVLLLEQASTTVPLLANRALLTLLLTSFGVLLVAGGILLLFATRLSLRLGRLRDAAERAQLADGRLDGLFAQGRFPLTAAPDEIGDLARSFERLFEAVGGYTDYLRTLASKLSHELNTPLAIVKSSLDNLEHALEAHAPLPPDARPYLERARDGVARLGTLVRAMSEASRMERAIAAAEAEDVDLREVVRGCAEAYRPLIGARTLACELPQAPLPMHCAPELIAQALDKLLDNALSFTPADGWLRLALRACDDGAEITLANQGPPLPAAMQARLFDSLVSLRDKATPGDAPHLGLGLYVVRLVAERHGGHASARNLEDGSGVAFTLRLRNMPRQRLGGG, from the coding sequence ATGAACCTGCGCCGCAAACTGCTGCTGGTCGCCCTGTGCACGCTGGCCCTGCCGGTAGCCGGCTGGCTGTACGTCAGGCAGATGGAAACCCTTCTGCGCGAGGGCCAGGCACAGGCGCTCACCGCTTCGGCGCGCGCGGTGGCGCGCAGCCTGGTGGCCACCGGCGCCGCGCTGCCGCAGCAGGCACAAGGCTGGTATGTCGAGCAGGCCAGCACGCCCATCACGATCGATGGCTATGGCGATGACTGGGCACCGCTCACGCCCTGGAGCCAGTCGCTCGGGGCGCGCGGCAGCGTGCTGCTCGCGGAGGACGCGGACGGGCTGTATCTCTACGTGCAGCAGCGCGGCACCCGGCGGGTCCGCGCCGACGCGGACGATCCCGGCGCGCTGCGCGCCGATCACCTGGTCCTCGAGCTGGCGCGCGGCGACACGCGCCTGCGCTACCTGCTGGCCAGTGCCGCGCCGGGCACCTTCATGGCACTGTTGCTCGATCCGCCGGTCGCCGACTGGCCCGACCGCCTGGTCGGCCAGTGGCAGGAGGACGGCGGCGGCTGGCGCCTCGAGCTGCGCCTTCCGCGCCCGCTGATCGTGGACCGGCTTGGCCTGGGCCTGTACGACGCCTCGGCGGGCGGCGACCCGCTGGCGGTCGAGTCGCGCCCGCTGTGGCACTACTCGCCGACACTGGCGCAGGAACTGGCCCGGCTGGCACCGGAGGACACCCGTGCCCGCGTGCTGGCGCCGACCGGCTGGCTGCTGGCGCAGAGCGGGCGCCTGCAGGCAGGAGGTCCGCAGCCGGGCTGGTTCGCCGCACTGGTCTACCGCGCGCTGCTGGCCAATCCGGTCGAAGAGGCCGCGCCCTGGGCGCAGGACGCCCCGCGCCTGGAGCTGCCGGAGATCGCCCGCGCCCGCGCGGGTGAACCGGCCGCCGTCTGGCGCGATGGCGAAACCCGCGCCAGCGTCGTGCTGGCCACGGCGGTACCGATCGGTGCCCCCGGCCAGGTGCGCGGCGTGCTGCTGCTCGAGCAGGCCAGCACCACCGTGCCGCTGCTGGCCAACCGCGCACTGCTCACGCTGCTGCTGACCAGTTTCGGCGTGCTGCTGGTGGCCGGCGGGATCCTGCTTCTGTTCGCCACCCGCCTGAGCCTGCGCCTGGGCCGCCTGCGCGATGCGGCCGAGCGCGCGCAACTGGCCGATGGACGTCTGGACGGCCTTTTTGCCCAGGGGCGATTTCCGCTCACCGCCGCCCCGGACGAGATCGGCGACCTGGCCCGCAGCTTCGAGCGCCTGTTCGAGGCGGTCGGCGGCTACACCGACTACCTGCGCACGCTGGCCTCCAAGCTCTCGCACGAACTCAATACGCCGCTGGCCATCGTCAAGAGTTCGCTGGACAACCTGGAACATGCGCTGGAAGCCCATGCGCCGTTGCCGCCCGATGCACGGCCCTATCTGGAGCGCGCCCGCGACGGCGTGGCCCGCCTGGGCACGCTGGTGCGCGCGATGAGCGAGGCCAGCCGGATGGAGCGCGCGATCGCTGCCGCCGAAGCCGAGGACGTGGACCTGCGCGAAGTCGTGCGCGGCTGCGCCGAGGCCTATCGCCCGCTGATCGGTGCGCGCACGCTGGCCTGTGAACTGCCGCAAGCCCCGCTGCCGATGCACTGCGCCCCGGAACTGATTGCCCAGGCGCTGGACAAGCTGCTCGACAACGCGCTCTCGTTCACCCCGGCCGACGGCTGGCTGCGCCTGGCGCTCCGCGCCTGCGATGACGGCGCCGAGATCACCCTCGCCAACCAGGGCCCGCCGCTGCCGGCCGCCATGCAGGCGCGCCTGTTCGATTCGCTGGTCAGCCTGCGCGACAAGGCCACGCCGGGCGACGCGCCTCACCTCGGGCTCGGGCTTTACGTGGTGCGCCTGGTCGCCGAACGCCACGGCGGCCACGCCAGCGCACGCAACCTGGAGGACGGCAGCGGGGTGGCCTTCACCCTGCGCCTGCGCAACATGCCGCGCCAGCGCCTGGGTGGCGGCTGA
- the trpE gene encoding anthranilate synthase component I, producing MDCYRDGPPSTIPEPVISRDQFDALAAQGHTRIPLVREVFSDLDTPLSVYLKLADGPYTFLFESVEGGATWGRYSIIGLPAKRVYRLRGHELEVEEAGEVVERRHLDDPLGEIETLRAQYSVPRLPELPAFTGGLVGYFGFETIGYIEPRLAQWDRPDELGTPDVLLMLAEEVAVFDNLKGRLYLIVHADPAQPQAYAQAQRRLDALVYRLRQGGAAYPQLTQSTAVDEGDFKSSFTRAGFEAMVEKAKEYIRAGDIFQVVPSQRLSVGFNARPVDVYRALRALNPSPYMYFVDLGKTQIVGSSPEILARLKDGKVLVRPLAGTRKRGATEEEDRALEAELLADPKERAEHVMLIDLGRNDIGRISETGTVQVSESFVIERYSHVMHIVSQVQGNARPGLSYMDVLKATFPAGTLSGAPKIRALEIIQELEPYKRNIYAGAIGWIGWWGDADTAIAIRTAVIQDGRLHVQAGAGIVYDSDPAAEWDETMNKGRALFRAVAQAAKGL from the coding sequence ATGGACTGCTATCGTGATGGGCCGCCATCAACGATTCCCGAACCCGTGATCTCCCGAGACCAATTCGACGCGCTGGCCGCCCAGGGCCACACGCGCATTCCGCTGGTGCGCGAGGTGTTCTCCGACCTCGACACGCCGCTGTCGGTGTACCTGAAACTCGCCGATGGCCCGTACACCTTCCTGTTCGAATCGGTCGAGGGCGGCGCCACCTGGGGGCGCTATTCGATCATCGGCCTGCCGGCGAAGCGGGTGTACCGCCTGCGCGGTCACGAGCTGGAAGTGGAGGAAGCCGGCGAAGTCGTCGAGCGCCGCCACCTGGACGATCCGCTGGGCGAGATCGAGACGCTGCGCGCGCAGTACTCGGTGCCGCGCCTGCCCGAGCTGCCCGCGTTCACCGGCGGCCTGGTCGGCTACTTCGGTTTCGAGACGATCGGTTACATCGAGCCGCGCCTGGCGCAGTGGGACCGCCCCGACGAGCTGGGCACGCCCGACGTGCTGCTGATGCTGGCCGAAGAGGTGGCCGTCTTCGACAACCTCAAGGGACGCCTTTACCTGATCGTGCACGCCGACCCGGCGCAGCCGCAGGCCTACGCCCAGGCGCAACGCCGCCTCGACGCGCTGGTCTACCGCCTCCGCCAGGGCGGCGCGGCTTATCCGCAGCTGACCCAGTCCACCGCGGTGGACGAGGGCGACTTCAAGTCCTCCTTCACCCGGGCCGGATTCGAGGCGATGGTCGAAAAGGCCAAGGAATACATCCGTGCCGGCGACATCTTCCAGGTGGTGCCCTCGCAGCGCCTCAGCGTGGGCTTCAATGCGCGACCGGTGGACGTGTACCGGGCGCTGCGCGCGCTCAACCCCTCGCCCTACATGTATTTCGTCGATCTCGGAAAGACGCAGATCGTCGGCTCCTCGCCGGAGATCCTGGCGCGCCTGAAGGACGGCAAGGTCCTGGTGCGGCCGCTGGCCGGCACGCGCAAGCGCGGCGCCACGGAAGAGGAAGACCGCGCGCTGGAAGCCGAACTGCTGGCCGACCCGAAGGAGCGCGCCGAGCACGTGATGCTGATCGACCTCGGGCGCAACGACATCGGCCGCATCAGCGAGACCGGCACGGTCCAGGTCAGCGAGTCGTTCGTGATCGAACGCTATTCGCACGTCATGCACATCGTCTCGCAGGTGCAGGGCAACGCCAGGCCGGGACTGTCCTACATGGACGTGCTCAAGGCGACTTTCCCGGCCGGTACGCTCTCGGGCGCCCCGAAGATCCGTGCGCTGGAGATCATCCAGGAGCTCGAACCGTACAAGCGCAACATCTACGCCGGCGCGATCGGCTGGATCGGCTGGTGGGGCGACGCGGACACGGCGATCGCCATCCGCACCGCGGTGATCCAGGATGGTCGCCTGCACGTGCAGGCCGGCGCCGGCATCGTGTACGACTCCGACCCGGCGGCCGAGTGGGACGAGACGATGAACAAGGGGCGTGCCCTGTTCCGCGCGGTGGCCCAGGCAGCGAAGGGGCTGTGA